In the Natronoglycomyces albus genome, TACCCTTAATTAAGGAGTTTATTAATGGCAGGGAAGGACCCACTCAGTCTGATCTTTGCGGCACTGGCCGACCCGACCCGCCGCGACATCCTCACCAGGCTTTCGCGCACTCCGGCAACAGTCGGCGACGTCAGCAAACACTTCGACATCAGCGCACCCGCGATCTCCCAACATCTCAAAGTGCTACAGCGAGCGGGCCTCATCGAACGCACCACGCGAGCCCAATGGCGGACCCTGTCGATGCGCACCGAACCCCTTGACGAGGCATCGGCCTGGGTTGAGAAACACCGCCGCGAATGGAACCAACGCTTCGACGCTCTAGAGAAACATCTCGAAACCATGACCACACAGGAGGACCAATGAACACCTCAACACCGGAGTTCACCATCAGCCGCACCTTGCACGCACACCGAGACCAGGTGTGGCGCGCCTGGACGACGGAGAAAGAACTCGCCGGCTGGCTCCCTTCAACCCCACTGGAAACCATCGCCTTTGACGTTCGCGAAGGAGGCCACTATCGCTACACGATGATCAACTCCGAGACTGGCGAGGAGTACCCCACCGGCGGCGTATTCCTGGAAGTCGTTCCCTGCGAACGGCTCGTCTTCACCTGGGGAAACCCACAGGACCCCGTCGAGTCCTCGCCCGTCATCACCCTCACCTTGGCCGAGGATGGCGATCGCACCGAAATGACCTTTCACATGCGTGGATTCGCCGGTCACCCCGGCGACGGGTACGTCTATGACGGCTGGGTCGACGCCTTGGCCGACCTCGCAAAACACGTGGGCGACTAGGCGCGCCGCCAACCTTAAAGCGGTCCTGAACAGTCGAGTGCCAGGAGAAGGAAGCCTGGCACTCAACCCAAACCCCGCCAAGTCGACCACGACGATCCCGTGCCACCCCACAGAGCCAACTAAGCCCGGAGGTAGCCCCTTACCGCACCCGCGAAAATGCGCCACAAAGCGGACGAAAGCCTTGACCTCACCAAGGTGAGCCCGGTGTAGTAGCCACTGGACCGACGCACAATTCCCCGTCCTTAGCGCGCCCCCCTCCCCCGAAAGGGCCGATTTACAGCAAGAACGAACCCCACCGGCCCAGTCTCTGCCACGATTGACCTACGGCGGCAATACCGCCCGAGGCCAGCGATGGGACGAATAAGCAGCCAGCCGAAAGGGAGGCGGCAATGCGAGAAGTCTCCGAAGGGCAACTGTGGGACGAAGGCCGCTTCGGCCGCCTCGAACCAGTCGCGCTCACCGACGGCAAACCCTTCACCGCTGGCGTGATCCTCCAGCGTGACGACGCGGTACTCACCTCGCTCACCGCCCGCACCTCTGCGGCACATGAACCAGAGGGCGAACACTGGTATGTGGGCGGCATCGGCGGAGGCCAAGAACCCGGTGAGGACGTGTGGGAATGCGCCCACCGCGAAGCGCGCGAAGAAACCGGCGTGCCAATCCAGCTGACCAAGGCCGACATCACATACATGAACGATGTCGACGCCGGTGAATCATGGATGACCTGGACAGCCGGGATCTCTCCACTGTTGATACGCCGCACCCGCAACACCGACTCCCGGACCCCGATCAAACCCGGACTCCCCAGCGGGCGATACACCTACCATTTCACGTTTCTGGGACAACTAGCCGACGAGAGGCCCTTTGCCATCGCAGGCGAGGACATCACCGCGCTGGCCTGGGTGCCACTGTCCCAATGGGACAAGCTTTATGACAACCCGACAAT is a window encoding:
- a CDS encoding ArsR/SmtB family transcription factor, with protein sequence MAGKDPLSLIFAALADPTRRDILTRLSRTPATVGDVSKHFDISAPAISQHLKVLQRAGLIERTTRAQWRTLSMRTEPLDEASAWVEKHRREWNQRFDALEKHLETMTTQEDQ
- a CDS encoding NUDIX hydrolase; amino-acid sequence: MREVSEGQLWDEGRFGRLEPVALTDGKPFTAGVILQRDDAVLTSLTARTSAAHEPEGEHWYVGGIGGGQEPGEDVWECAHREAREETGVPIQLTKADITYMNDVDAGESWMTWTAGISPLLIRRTRNTDSRTPIKPGLPSGRYTYHFTFLGQLADERPFAIAGEDITALAWVPLSQWDKLYDNPTMGQMRRGGMNIVAGDSIADSARLRVRQTEALRLVIALLA
- a CDS encoding SRPBCC family protein, with product MNTSTPEFTISRTLHAHRDQVWRAWTTEKELAGWLPSTPLETIAFDVREGGHYRYTMINSETGEEYPTGGVFLEVVPCERLVFTWGNPQDPVESSPVITLTLAEDGDRTEMTFHMRGFAGHPGDGYVYDGWVDALADLAKHVGD